A DNA window from Chiroxiphia lanceolata isolate bChiLan1 chromosome 6, bChiLan1.pri, whole genome shotgun sequence contains the following coding sequences:
- the LOC116788028 gene encoding proto-oncogene Mas-like, with the protein TCLCGLLSNGAILWLLGFRVHRNPFSVYLLNLALADTCFLLCTSAFLLMYHMPMLSRSRAEVPQALPLFHSMVLLTYSTSLYLLTAISVERCVGVLWPFWCRCHRPRLLCPVVCSLLWALACVLAGLVYFVCDLGHSEHCWVVLGTLCFLSFCILTPLMVVSNVIVFVKLRRSSWQHHSLRLYAVIFLTVFSFLLFGVPLSIQIFLNFFVYINLVFEICLLLASVNSSINPIIYVLVGSYGKPRLRGSVKVALQRVFEDRADSQEVGETPVVGTAT; encoded by the coding sequence ACCTGCCTGTGCGGGCTGCTGAGCAACGGGGCCATCCTCTGGCTCCTGGGCTTCCGTGTCCACAGGAACCCCTTCAGTGTCTACCTGCTGAACCTGGCCCTGGCTGACACCTGCTTCCTGCTCTGCACCTCGGCCTTCCTCCTCATGTACCACATGCCCATGCTCAGCCGCTCCCGTGCGGAGGTGCCACAGGCGCTGCCGCTCTTCCACTCCATGGTCCTGCTCACGTACAGCACCAGCCTGTACCTGCTCACGGCCATCAGTGTGGAGAGGTGCGTGGGTGTCCTCTGGCCCTTCTGGTGCCGGTGCCACCGCCCGAGGCTCCTGTGCCCCGTGGTGTGCAGCCTGTTGTGGGCGCTTGCCTGCGTGCTGGCCGGGCTGGTGTACTTCGTGTGTGACCTGGGGCACTCCGAGCACTGCTGGGTGGTTCTGGGAACCTTGTGCTTCCTCAGTTTCTGCATTTTGACTCCTCTTATGGTTGTTTCCAACGTGATCGTCTTCGTCAAGCTCAGGCGGAGCTCTTGGCAGCACCACTCACTGAGGCTCTATGCCGTCATCTTCCTCActgtcttctccttcctcctttttggTGTCCCACTCAGCATCCAGATCTTCCTCAACTTCTTTGTCTACATTAACCTTGTCTTTGAGATCTGTCTGTTGCTGGCCTCTGTCAACAGCAGCATCAACCCCATTATTTATGTCCTGGTTGGGAGCTACGGGAAGCCCAGACTCAGGGGATCTGTCAAAGTGGCTCTACAGAGGGTCTTTGAAGACAGGGCTGATTCCCAAGAGGTGGGTGAGACCCCTGTGGTGGGAACTGCTACCTAA